TTTATccatatgatttttattacaatattctaGCTTATACTTTGCGAAATATATCATAACCATGGAGCATAATTGacaattatctttatattacatgtaattctaacataagatttaatttatatatacatctcATTTCAATCTCATTATaccttattaattttaatttttaattaatttatttgttaattccTGCCTTAAGCCTTTGGACATacacttttatacatattttatacttttttcttgacataaaataacataataaaacaattataataaaatataattcttttctgTTCTATTTCTTAAAGTATCTTAAAGTATGATCGTTAAACATctgaatatttgaatataagtAAATCcgagtataaataaaaagtgtaaaCATAAACATAAACGTTAATCTGTTAACTTCTAGATTTCTGACATTTCaacacaaattaattatactataatCTTTCCGTTATCCTATTTAGTTTTGCattctccttctttttctttcttcttcttggtCTTGTTATACTTCATTACAATGTTTTACTCCTTTTCTTTGCACTCTTGTCCTTTCTAGGGCAAAATAATCACTCCTTACATAATAAAATCCTAACACGACATACAACACAATatgtgtgtaatatattaacataaatatttaattgtagcATTCCTGGAGATGCAGTGTGCGACTTCAGCGGCAGTTCACCGGAAGCAGCAGCCGCTGCACCTGACCAGCGCACGTTGCTATCCAGATGCACCGACTTTGACTCTGCCGATTAACGTTTGTGACATCTTCGCCAATGAGACCGGTCGCTTCGCGCcagaacgcgcgcgcgacattGCCCTGTACGCTGAGAACGGCGGCAGCGCTGTCTCTGCGGCGAATTGCTCCGGATTTCCCGAGATCCGCGACGACAGCCACGTGGACTCGTACGATTGTTTCGGCGCGGTCAGCCTGAACGGCACGATGCAGAGCAACGTGCCGAAGCCGTTCTCCTCGTGCGGCAAGTCCACGCACCTTAACATGCCCGGCGGACAGTGGTCCCGCGACAACAAATACATCGCCGAGGATATGCAGCGTTCCCACTACCGCAAGTTGTCGTGTAAGGACGACCTTTGAGTGGGTTCTCTGGAGGGTAGAGGTGCTTTCCTCGTCTACGCTTTCCTAAGACTCGCATCTTTTGTGTCCCTACTGTTGTCTCTGAATCCTAGAAGATAACACGATACTTCGATCTCGGTGATCTAAATATCGAAAGACTGGAGAACGTTTAGGTTCCAATTATGGAACATATTATCTGAATATCAATATAGAAAGATTGAAatgtcaaattaaataaaataattaaataagatcCTTCGCGGATGATATACAGATCTAAAAACTTGATAATTCATGTAATTCGCTGGGATTCAAAGATTAACGtcctaaaaatttataatatttccacGACAATCTAATATTACATTTGCAAAAGGACTTTATTCCCTTCCTACGTCACATCAatgttgtacatatattagcACATTGGATAGTCACAAAAGCTCTGTCGAAGATTTTTATACACTTGAGGATTTGCCGATTCTTAAGTTGGATCTTCAAGGTAAATGAGAACTGAGCAAGCTTTTGTGGCCATTCGCCATCAGGAATTCACATTGGGCAAATTATATGTCGCTCAGGTACCGCAACTAATGCCTTCATAACGAGCCCGCTTTTACGAGCGACATATTGGCCAATTTGTACCATCAGAATGAGCTACTCGACCGACAACTCCAAGGCGGCTCAGAAGAGTCAGGTCGCGGTGCCGATGTCCGCAATGACGAAGAAGGAAAGATTTCGCCTAATGTTGAGGGATTATGGAAGCACCCTTCTTGCCTTTCATATCACTATATCACTGATAAGCCTCGGTGCTTGTTACACGGTGGTCATTAGGTCAGTCATACGTTCCCTGGGGTTTGTCTAAAAATCGTACCCTCTCTTGTAACTGAAATATCTAACATcgaatatttgatatatgtatatataaccgAAATTTTCATGCACAATCGAAGATTTCAATCTaaatcgaaaatttaatatcaaaatggaaaatatttgagCAAATTATTTGTGACAAATGATCGATTAAAATTTCTCAAGTGTGCAACTTTtggtatactatatataactAGCTTTTATTTGGcttttttgtgttaatttttcatataacatGACGACTCtcagaataaaataacaaagtgAAAACGTTTCAGTTTTtcttatcattattaataagcattaaattgtcattttatCTTTTGAGATTTATCTTGAGAAAATGTAtcacaatctttttttttctaataattataattcttgaTTTCAGCGGGATCGATGTAACGCCGTTCGTGCAAAAGTGGACAGGCGGGAATGAACAGATAGATAGCCTGTTGAAAACCTCGACGGACTTCATAATAGCGTACACAGTTCACAAAGTGCTCGCACCTGTTCGAATAGGGATATCCTTAACCGTGACTCCACCGCTTGTAAGACGTCTGAGGAAAATGGGCTTGCTTAAGATGCCGAAACAAAAACCATCACCACCGTCACCACTAacgccaccaccaccgccaGCGTCCTCGTAAGAGCTCcaagataattatttcttttacaaaaagatTTAGTTATTAAACATCGTATTTCGATGAGAGATGACTAATAATAATGGAGCCATTTTCAAATGCGGTGGTAGGGCtgtgaaaagaaatttttaaaagtcgCAAAAAGTGAGATTTCTCAACGAGCAGGATACAATTCCTTTTGTAAATGATATCTGTTGTATGTATTGTATAGGATAACTTgtacaaatttaaatgaatcGATAGTTTTGATAATAGAGAAATTTTGCTATTGGATAAATTGATGTATATAGGCAAGGCTATTATCTTCTTCCGTATAATTCAAAagcttaaaattttaatacaatttttatccgCACGTAAAAGGTGTaggcatttatattttgtgttatcaaccttttataaagaaattattatctgTAAATAAACGTTACGAAGATGAAACTAGTCGGCTTCTCACATATGCACCTctcgtttattatataaagaatatagcgatcataaaatttacacaattttataatatcttgcGTATGACAGAGTCTCGTACGGTCTCGCGCGTgccataatacataataaatcaCGCGTATCGCATTCGTAGCACAGAATTTTCGTACACAAAAGCTCGGCAATTTCAGTTGGACGAATTCGCGGTTTGTTCGCATAACTTTGACCATGCACAACACGTcgacgtatatatatgtacagaaatctttaaaaatatattataatacataagtagagagaatagaataaaaaaatgtatataattatatacagtCCGGTGTGAACCTAAAGTAGCACACTTCTTACAAGTAAATCTTACAAGTTAATCTCGTTGAGATTCCGTCGAGACGCGTCCCCGACGCTTGACATTACGGTTACTAGATGATAATACATTCGTCGCGCGGAAAAAGGATCCTTAACGAATATAGATACAAAATGCACGGCCGACAAGGGCCATCGAGTATCTCCGCTTGAGTATCATTACatcctttctttttatgtcCCTCGGgtactttgtaaaaattaagcGTAATAGATTTCGATTCGCCATCAGTGATGTCGAGATGAAAAGATTCGGCAGTGTGAAAGTATGATCGTTAGGTTGTTTAGATTTTTTACAATGATTTCGATTGGATGCATCAGCGCGTACTGATGTAAGTTACACcgagtttattataataaatcgatttaattcaaGTGCAAAAGCATGATGCGAGCGTTTTAATTGGTGAAATGTCCAAACTGCGTTCTATCAAGCAATACGGTTAACTTGTAATTTGTATTCAAGCGTCTAGTGCGTCCGACCGTTCACTATGAATATATCTTTATGTACAATCTTTAACGTGCACCAATACGCGCTGATATATTCAACTGAATTTGCTATTAAAAGTCttaaattcttattgttagattatgTCGGATCCTTGGATCCGGCTAGCTGCTTTAAAAACTTTGAACACTTGATTTGTCTTGCTATAGCATTTGAGCATTTTCAACTTAAACGTAGGGACTTGAGTCGTTCGTAAGAAGAGATGAGATTACGCTAGTAAAAGAACGAATATCGTCTAATAATACTTTCGAACTCATCGACATTCAgttcaaataatttacaaagtCGTAGGtcattacataaaaatgtgataaaaaaaacttatttggCACACACAGAGAGCGACGAATATTAACGTATgcctttaaattatttgtaagatAAACGTAACGCGAAGCattattgcaattttgatTCAGATCACTTTGACTGATATAAACTAGATTCTCAAAAACTAGAAAGAATgtgaaataatgaatattatttcgttcgttttattattattcactatatgattttatcatatgatgaaataattaaccCTTGGAAGGCGGACACCGAGATAGCCGCGTGACTCTTGTATGTGTTGCAAAACAAATGTTTacatgaaaatgttatttactTGTGACTCATTTATTTGGCTATTTGTTTAGATTTAGAGCTCAAGTAGTCAAGACTCCTTGAGCCGTACAGTCTAAACAAAACAGCATGGGTCACGAGTGATCCGACGTCTGCCTCCGaagaattaatgaaataatgaatGAGTGCGTATAAATTCGAGAAactgaattataaaaaaacctTTGGCTATGCCGATGTCGCACGATAAATTAAAACctttaaggtgatcctaaagccgtgatcctagccggtttttttcagtttttttcttagcactaatcttttaattggctttatagaaatgcaaaattcttgtctagaattaaagtacgcatcaaaatctaggccatggtggtcgaatttatatgtggtggtcgtcacgtataacaaaaaatattaaattcttttcgttttcgatataaattcgaccaccatgacctagattttgatgcgtactttaattctagacaagaattttgcatttctataaagccaattaaaagattagtgctaagaaaaaaactgaaaaaaccggctaggatcacggctttaggatcaccttaaaaGCTAATTActtcgtaattttaattaaaaaaaaattatgcactTTAGTTACGTGTTTTACATTATGCGAAAAACTGGGACATGACACTGAGAACTCCGGGAAGATCCCTGGTAGCGACGTCGTGCGACTGTCTTACTTGATGAACCTACACAATTTAGCATCATTATGAAAGTCACGAGTATTGTAGGCGTTTCCCTCCATTATCGGAAAATTCTCTTACCTTCCTAACTGCACATTAAGTTACAAAGATCTACGAAGTTCAAGAAACATGCAACTTAACGGTAAAGTATTGAGAAAAAGACATTGGTCTTTTCTTGTCTCAAATGTCTTTCGAAGTTTCCAACCGTCTTGGTGTTTAAGTTTCTTGATCTTccgaaattagaaaaaaaagaaggaatatGTAGATCTTCGTGAACGAATGCAGCTGCGACCTTAAACGTAGGCCTCGGTGCGATGACCTCGTATCTGATGGAAGAATTGCTGCCAGCTGGTAAGCGTCTTCTTGGACCATACCCAGAAGCTGCTGGTAATGCCGACTATCATCGCCATGAGGTATTTGATCATGAAGATCTCGAAATCGGGTTTACGACCGAGGTCGCGGGTGCGCTCGCCGAGGGGACACGGCAACGAGTAGATCGACTGCGGGCCCGGTCGCGAGCACATCTCCATGTTCCACGTAAGCATCCATTGGTCGAAATATGCCTGCTCGTAGAAGAGGCATACGATCACGACCATGGCAGGTACGATGTAGAGCACGGAAAAGATGCCGATGCGAATCATGAGTTTCTCGAGCTTGTCAGTCTTTGTGCCGTCGTGCTTCATCACCGTCCGGATGCGGAAGAGCGAGACGAAGCCTGCCAGCAGAAACACAATGcccagaaaaagataaacgcACAGCGGTGCCAGAACGAAGCCCCGTAGAGCCTCCACGTTCCAAAGACCGACGTAGCAGACCCCGGACAATATATCAcctgtaaattaaattacagaaatataatgtaatttatgaacataatttttaacataaaaataatgtgtCTGAGAAActttctttgtttaatttcgttattaactttgaaaaagaatgtgaaaaaaattcttggaGTAATTCCTATTTGTACTTGTAATCAAGAGAATATCATAAAGCGATTGTGTATTTTACGTCTTTCTCGCGCAAAgtgttacaatttttatgttataactGTCCAAAATTACCCACCTTCCACTTTTCCCATCGCTAGGATAGTAACGGTCTTCACAGCCGGCGCGGCCCAGGCGGCCAGGTGGAAGTACTGCGAGTTAGTCTCGATTGCTTCGTGTCCCCACTTTAATCCAGCCGCCAGGAACCACGTGAGGGTGAGGATGACCCACCAGATGCTCGACGCCATGCCGAAAAAATAGAGAATCATGAAGAGCACGGTGCACAATTCATCCTTGGTGCCCTGAGCGATTATAGAAGCCATCTGTATTCGGATACCCATCGGCGGTGGGAACGGCTCCATGCACGATATCGAGTTGCCGGCTGCCCAGCCGATCACGTAAGCCAGTGCCACCATCAGGTAACATATGGACAAGAAAATGATAGGCCTCTCGGGATACCTGTATgagaaattaatgtttaaaacttGGAGATCTTGAAATTCTGGATTATTCAGATGTTTTTGAAACgcttataacatataataatgtagTAGCTATAATTCTGATTCTCCAACAGATCAGCCCATTTTATCATCGAtcataaattgattttatgcaacacgtgcatggaaagtgccccattacgcacgctacgcgtgcgtgatagaccactttccaggcacttgcaacataaaatagggagtgtaagtcgtgtgtaaagatgaaaattcccgggtgcggttaccgcacccgggaattttcatcttacctcacttgttacacaaataactattatttag
This genomic stretch from Temnothorax longispinosus isolate EJ_2023e chromosome 9, Tlon_JGU_v1, whole genome shotgun sequence harbors:
- the LOC139818994 gene encoding uncharacterized protein, which produces MALSRFGSVEMLNTLTRVSRTAFLEMQCATSAAVHRKQQPLHLTSARCYPDAPTLTLPINVCDIFANETGRFAPERARDIALYAENGGSAVSAANCSGFPEIRDDSHVDSYDCFGAVSLNGTMQSNVPKPFSSCGKSTHLNMPGGQWSRDNKYIAEDMQRSHYRKLSCTATNAFITSPLLRATYWPICTIRMSYSTDNSKAAQKSQVAVPMSAMTKKERFRLMLRDYGSTLLAFHITISLISLGACYTVVISGIDVTPFVQKWTGGNEQIDSLLKTSTDFIIAYTVHKVLAPVRIGISLTVTPPLVRRLRKMGLLKMPKQKPSPPSPLTPPPPPASS
- the Fz gene encoding frizzled-7-B, which produces MLRTAMIGAFLSVMAVTAALHSSTALNGGSGGGVGDPLAHHGRCEPITINLCMNIPYNETIMPNLMNHQKQEDAGQEVHQYMPLVKMKCSPDLRFFLCTVYAPVCTIIDKAIPPCRSLCESARSGCESLMNSFGFAWPEALDCAKMPENGGTELCVGTNETTAPQEPAAPVYPPARMPVAEFQPPWNEGLKPYGGVGAVGGNGFAMGARDFGFVCPVQFKVPHGLGYSLKVDNKVEPDCGAPCDGMFFTERQRKFARVWVGTWASVCAVSCFFTFLTFLIDRDRFRYPERPIIFLSICYLMVALAYVIGWAAGNSISCMEPFPPPMGIRIQMASIIAQGTKDELCTVLFMILYFFGMASSIWWVILTLTWFLAAGLKWGHEAIETNSQYFHLAAWAAPAVKTVTILAMGKVEGDILSGVCYVGLWNVEALRGFVLAPLCVYLFLGIVFLLAGFVSLFRIRTVMKHDGTKTDKLEKLMIRIGIFSVLYIVPAMVVIVCLFYEQAYFDQWMLTWNMEMCSRPGPQSIYSLPCPLGERTRDLGRKPDFEIFMIKYLMAMIVGITSSFWVWSKKTLTSWQQFFHQIRGHRTEAYV